The Mustela erminea isolate mMusErm1 chromosome 10, mMusErm1.Pri, whole genome shotgun sequence genomic sequence CGGGgtggtgaaaatgttctgaaCTGGATCGCGGCGATGACTGCACAGCTCTGTGAGGGTACTAAACCCACCTAGGTATGCCCGTCCTGTGGATGAATTGTGaggtgtgtgaattatatctcagtaaagctgtttgcctggcctggtgggggaggggtgtgggaggaggtgctggggggggaggggtgtacgTGAAAAATCTTACTCCTGCCCCAGCCACTACATTTCCCTTCCCAGAGATAACCAATCTCTCAGATTCCCATTCTAGGGCTATTTTATATACTAGTAAATACAAGTATATTTTCTCCTCCCCTATATTACACAAGTGGAAgcatatttactcttttttttttttttaagattttatgtatttatttgacagagagaaatcacaagtagatggagaggcaggcagagagagagagggaagcaggctccctgctgagcagagagcccgatgtgggactcgatcccaggaccctgagatcatgacccgagccgaaggcagcggcttaacccactgagccacccaggtgcccctatttgtaggtttcttaaagtctgttttgctCATTAGGTGCTCATTGATGTTCCGTGTTCAGACCTGGCTCAGGAACTCTGCCAAAGTTGCATCACGGTGCAGGGGCTTCAGAACACCCTCCAGCAGGTGCTTGACCAGAGGGAGGAAGCCCGTCAGTCCAAGCAGCTCTTGGAGCTCTACCTCCAGGCTTTGGAGAAGGAGGGCAGCATCTTGTCAAAGCAACAAGGTAGGAACCACTGGCCAGGGGAGTCCCCCTGAGGGCCGAAGGCCTAGAGAGCCTTTCCTGGGGAGAGAACCGGGGTTTATAAGAGGGTCAGACAGGCGAGCAGCCGCAGCTGCTGGTGTCCTGAAATGAAATGACTTGCTTCCGTCCTGCCTGATTGCTGGGTGTGCAGCGGTGCACTCACACCGTGTGCCGTCTCCGTCGCGTCTGCTTTGCAGAGTCCAGCGCCAGCTTCAGTGATGACATGGATGCAGTCGATGCGGGCACTAACCGTGAGAGCTCATCCGGAGTCACCCTTACCGGCCAGGTCCTTACCGCGCTGAAGGAGAAGCCGGCCCCAGAGCTGAGTCTGTCTAGCCGGGATTTGGAGGTGGGCGAGAACCAGGGACCCTGAGCTGCACCGAGCCACTCCCCCCGGGGGTGCAGTGTTGCCCTGCAGAGGCGCGTGCGAGGGCGCTTTCCACCTCTGCAGACCCTGACTCACAGCTGCCCGTTTGCAaagcatctcatttaatctatATCACACGGCTTGAGCAAAACGGGGTGCACTCCCTCAGATCGTCAAACATTATTCTCTGGGGCACAGCGGGCTATGGAGTGAGCAAACGTTGACAGGGAGGAATGGCAGGGCTCAGGTGTCTGGTTCTGTCGGCCCCGGAGGACAGTCCGTGGGCGGTGAGGCGCACGCGGGATGTAGTGAAAGGCACACCTGCGGGGGTCCTCTTGTGCTGGCTCCGCAGCCATGGAACCGGAAGCCGATGCCACTTCTCGTCCTTCATCCTCGCCCCTGTCCCACGCACCTCCCCAGTGTCGCTGGGAGGGAGGAAGCCTATTGACTCGCGCTGGGCTACAGTTCCTGTAAGTGGAGGACTTGCCTTTCCAGAGATCCTTTCCTGGCGGTGTTGGAGGGTAAGAAAAGGCCTGTGGAGGCCAAATGCAAACGAAAACGCTGCCATTTCCGCGCCAGGACATAGCCCAGGCTGGTGTGGCCTGGTCTTGTTCCCCTAAAGAAGCTCCCGGGAGCCTGCGAGCAGAGGTCATGGTTCTCAGTGGCTCTTGTTCTTGCCGCAGTTGGTCACCAAGGAAGACCCCAGAGCGCTGGCCGTTGCCTTGAGCTGGGACGTAAAGAAGACGGAGACGGTGCAGCAGGCCTGTCACCAGGAGCTCAGCCGGCGGCTCCAGCAGGTGCAGAGCCTGCGTTCTCTCCGGAGCATGTCCACGAGGAAGAGCTCGCCGCCCGGAGAACCGCCGGAGCCCAAGCGAGCTAAACAAGAGCCCGCGTAGCCGCCGCTGGAGAACCTGCGACCTTGTTTTTATTCGCGAGAAATACCTTCAGCCTGTTTCCCCGAGCTGGTGCCTTACTGGTggccgccccacccccccacccccgcttccgGGGTGTTCTCCCGCAGCAGGCCGGAGGACCGGCGGCCTTCCCTTCCCGAAGAGCCCTTCCACCTTCTAATGACGAGGCCGTGTCCACAGAACCCCGCCCCTTCTGATGAGAGCTTCTTACGTTTTCTGTTTGAAAGAAACTGTCAAGGACAGTAAAAAGAAATTCCAGACGCACTGTCCTTGTTCTCAAGCCAGAACTGCAGAATTCTAAACACAAATGATAGTCGAGAAGGTGACAGAACGGAGTTGATGTATGGCCACAAACTCGCGTCTCAAGTTAatgagttttttggtttgtgtaAAGACACGTATTAAGTTTGCAGACCACAGGGACATATGGTGAGTGCAATTTGCCATTTCTAATTGTGAAATTATATCTGTTACCACTGTGAGACTGTTTCCAGTCTTCTGATATGTTTCATCAGCAGGGGGGATGAAAGGTCATTAAATCGATCTCCATGTGATACGACTGTGAGTCTCTCTGGGTGCAAAGCAGAGCCTTCTGGTTTGTGTACTTCCTGTTTCTGTACAAACTTGGTCTTTGGGTTTTGTACTCTGACTTGGAACAGATTTCCATCCAGATGAATGTCCAGCATGACATTCAAATTCACGCATGCTATGGGCCGATTCTTCGTTATCCAGAATCATCCTGCACAGGCGGGCAGAACTGGCATCGCCCGCCTCCCTCTGCCCGCTCAATGCCAGTGGCAGTCTGCAGGCCCCGAGACAACTGAAAACATCCCCACACACTTTCAGGATGCCCCTGGAGGGGCACTAATGCCAGTGGGGGATTCTTCTAGTACATTGCTGTCTGCTGTGTGCCAGCACTGACCATCCTGGAGCCTCACAAAACTGAGTGAGCTGCCAGGGTGCGGCTCCCCGTCTCACACCCATGAGCAAAGCTGTGCTCAGTGCAGCACAGAGACGGGCCCCATGTCAGAAGGCTAATTGGAGGGTCAGGATTCTCGTTCGAATTCCAGTACTCttcccgcttttttttttttttttttaaagattttatttatttattagagaaagcacACGCACAAActggggagaagagcagaggcagagggagaagcagaccccctgccaatcagggagcccgatgcggggctcgatcccaggaccccaggatcatgactgataatgactgagccaccgggttCCCAGTGATCTTCCCACTTTCAGGTGTTTTCTCTTGGGTCCACACACTCTTCCTTCTGCATCCAGATCACTGGTTTTGTTACACCAACCTAAGAAGTGGGAGTCAGCTCGAACTGGAAAAGTCCTCCTGTGCCTACAGCATAACTGCCGAAAGATTTCTGATCGCGGGCACAGTGCTGATGGTGTAAGCCAAGTAAACAGCCCTGCGAGCACTGTACAGTGAGCCCAGCGGTAAAGGGAGCCTGGATTCCAGGAACAGTGGTACCTCTACTCACCAGTCCTAACATCATCTCCACCTTTGCCCCGCTGAGttaaaaaatactgtctttaGTGATGTGTGTCCGATCCACAGGAAAGCTCTCGTTGGCTGGCCTGGGTGTCGGGGCTGGTATGCTATGCTAGAAACCAATCCACCAACCCTCTTGGCTGCGTAGAATAATGGGGAAAGTACTGTAGGCTTGGCGGGAACCAAGCCCACTGTTGAAAGGGTTAAATGAAGCAGTGTCTGAGGAGGAGCCCAGTGCCTTGCTCAGGCTGGAGAGCAGGTTCCCTTATTCCCcccaggggtggggcaggagcaAAGACAGAGCTGCGTGAGGGGGCCCCCAGCTATGGATCCATACAGCAAAGACCTTAGTCTGCAAACTCGGGCCCAAAATGCGTAGAGCTTGCAGCCGCAAACACATTCTACTGCCCACAGTGCCATTCACCTTCCCTGCGCTGCTGTGCCTCCAGGCCTTCTAAAATAGAAACGTAGCAGCCAGCAATATGTCTAAAAATAGGAGAGAGCGAGCGGGGCAGCCTGTTCCTACGGTGGGAGAAAAGAACGTCAGAGGAAGCAGCCGGGACTACTGAACTCTGCATTAGCCGTATTCCATTCTTTCAGCTCAAGTCAAATGTCGGTCCCCATTAGGCAATTGGCTTTGACAGGAGCTGTGCTAATTACCACTTACCAACCTTTAATTTCTGGggaaaagcaaaagggaaaaaaaactaatgggtttttcattttccagagagaaagggataaaATAATAGCAGTCTGGGAAAAGAAAACCTTCATTAATTACAAAAATGATTAATGTGCCTTTACTAACCAGATtgtttagctcttttatttcttagcCATCcactcaattttttcttttgttcttttttggggggggcgctTCAGGGTTTTTCCTCCATTCTATTATATTTGTAGGGTTTTGCCTTAAAATAtcttgctgtgtctttttttctttttttctttttttaaagattttatccatttatttttgtgtgagagagagagagcgagcaagcgcgagtgtggggaggagcagagggagacgcaggctccccactgatcaggaaacccgatatgggactcgatcccaggactctgggatcacgacctgagctgaaggcagatgcttaagggtctgagtcacccaggcgcccacttgcTGTGTCTTGCATTACGTGAAGTTTTTAAGGACTTTATAAGTGGTATTTCTCAACATCCAGCCACTGCGTGAGTCCTCTGACGGTGGGGTCCTCCGTCCCACTGGAAGGCTTCCAATGACGGGGATAGACTCATTCCCAGGAAATGCACTGAATTTTCGGATTGCAGAACCTCAGAGTTCACTGTTTGCTCAAACTAAATCAGAACACACTTTGtaggggtgcccagctggctctgtCAGTATAGAACATGTTACTCtggacctcagggttgtgagttcaagccccatgcagGTTGTAgggattactcaaaaataaaatcttttttttaagaagagcaCACttgggcgcccgggtggctcggtgggttaagtctctgccttcggctcaggtcatgatctcagggtcctgggattgagtcctatatcaggctctctgctcggcagggagccttcttccccctctctctgcctgcctctctgtctgcttgtgatttctctctctgtgtgtgtcaaataaataaataaaatctttaaaaaaaaaaaaaaagagcacacttTGCAATTACGAGGAAATGAACCAACAGGTTAATGGACAGATAGTGGATTTTCCTCAGCATTTCCCAACAGTTGTCTAAGAACTATCACCAAAATGTAGCTTTTCCTCCAGTTTACCATTATTTTAACAAGACAAGCACTGTATTTTTGATCCCTTAACTAATTATAAGTGGAAAAGATAAATCAGTGTTACTTTTATTAGTGTTACGACAAGCTAGAAATGGTAGCCCAGCTGCCCGTTGcctcttcctttctcatctagaaactgaaattttccttctttttaaaacctACCTAACTCTTCCTCTTCTGATTTGTTCAAAATGGAACCCAGAGGctcccggctggctcagttggcagaaggtgcgactcttgatctcaagagtttgagccccacactagCTGTAGAGGTTattgaaataaactttttaaaaatggaacccATAGCGCTACTGAAGAAGCTGGTATTAGGGTGTGGGTGATCCCTTCAGCAGGTGCTACTACATCAAGTTTTTTAAGTGTCTCCCATGAGCCTATTGGTCTGAGTTTCCTAAAGCCTAGCATGGTTTGCCATCAGTCCTGAAGTAGGGCTACTAGGAAGGATTTCTGTCGAGTGTTCGTGTCACACTGAATTCTTTCTCAGCAGTTAAGGATCCATTCTGGTGccaaatattagaaataaatgcaagaggggcgcctgggtggcttcgtcagTTGAacgtatgactcttgatttcagcccatgatatgatctcagggtcgtgggatcgagccccgcattgggctctgcccacagcatggagtctgcttgagattctctctctccccctctgcccttaaccccttctctctctcaaataacaagtttttaaaaaaagaagcacgCAAGAACGAATTACAAGCTGTCCAGGTGCCGACGACCACATCTACATACTTGTCCGTGTGGAGCTACACAAAGGTATACTTCGAGAAAAGTCTACGCGAAACCTGATGGTAGAAAGTTGCCCTAATATACCCACTTCACCCTAATGTATTCATCACGAGCATATGAATCTAGCCTACCATGCAGTTGCGGCCAGTTAACGTTTTATTAAGCCCCGGAACCAAATAAGGTAAGCTTAGACTTGACAGATGTCCTGCCAGTCTCATTAACATAGCCTCATTATCCTTCAGATATTACTTAGTTCAAAGTTAAAAGTCCCCAATCCTAAGGACTCTGTACGTATGACCCCAGTtgaaactgaaaaacaatgagCAGGCTATTTCttctagaaaaatcttaaaagaccaAGTTCTGAAGGTTAGCTGGCCCTTCAGGCCGGCATCCTGCACCAGGGCACTGACCCAATTACCGGTCTTTTAAAGCTGCTGTGTTTGGAAGTGCGGGTGCTATTAAGGCTCCTCGAACACATTATACTTTACTCAGCTCCTAATTATGAACACGAGCTCAGCGCCGCAGAAAACAGAACGGAACGGTCAGCAGTCCTTCTCCACGCCTGCTCCCCTGGTGTCCAGAGAAAAGACGATGACGATGCTCCTCCAGCCAGCCTTTGCCAAGCTTCCTCATGTCAGACCCCCAGAAACTTCCCGTAACTCCACGTAGCTTCAAAGTTTAGCATCTAAATACCATCATCCTGGAAGTTTCCGTTAGAGTCTGTCATTCAAGAGCCATAAACGATACACAGAATCAAGCAAGGACGTTGGGGCTATGGGGAGAATAAAGACCTGATTGGGGGTTTAGAAACTGACTTGTTCACCCATCATTTCACTGGACCAGCCCCAAATCCCAGTCCGCGTGCGGTTTGACAGCTGCTCGGCCTCatatcacagaaaaagaaaccccCCTCCTGTGTAGCCATCACTCATTGTCCCTTCTGTGGAAATTACTGAGGATCGGGAAAATATCACAATTATGCATGTAACGATATCAATACATATATgaatctggggggctcagtcggtgaagcgtctgccttcggctcaggtcatgatcccggggtcctgggatcaagtctcgcatcgagctccctgctctgtgcttctccctctgcctgccgctcctcccgCTTGTGTGTCCGCTCtgtcttacataaataaatatattaaaaaaaaaatacatgtatgcaTCTGTCACGGAGCAAAGCCTGGACCCTGTGATCCTGATAGTCTGGAATTAGAAGTTGAGGCAATCAGGCCAGACAGCAGCCCTGCTGTGTATTTGGTTTGAAATAAGGCCTTGGAACAAACAGACTTCATTCTTCAAGACGCAAATGTAGAAGCTCTGATCCATGAAAGAACtgtaacaaattaaaattaagttgctAATGAAAACCAGTGTGGGTATTTTATCAGAGCAGGTTTGAATGGAACTCTTCTTCTAAGTATGTGAACAGGAGATCATGCTTGAGAGcatgacatttgtttttaaattggtttttgcCGAAACACAAGAAGTAATTATTTTGCCCTTGGAGCACAATGTTAAAAATTTGCCTGTAATAtgagggaaatattttttaaaattagacaaTTTCTATGAAAACAAACTGAGTAAGATGTCATTCTGGATTCCTAAATATGTCACCTTTAGCTGTTTTAAatcaaaggaagggagaaaaaggaagacctTCCAAGCACATAACGAAGGTGGAAAGAAAGCCCAGTGGGTCCCCTAcagcagaaaacatgaaaatctttatcaaaatgtTCACTTTGGGGAGCGCCCTCCTGgatcagtcagtggagcacaggactcttgatcttgggagttCTGAGTTCAAGCCTAACGTTGGGTGTGgcaattactaaaaataaaatacattttttaaagatttttatttttttgacagagatcacaagtaggcagagaggcaggcacagagagagagaggaaagcaggctccccgccaagcagggagcccgatgcggggctcgatcccaggaccctgagatcatgacctgagccgaaggcagaggttttaacccactgagccacccaggtgcccctaaaaataaaatattttaagatataaataaataaataaaacttttcataCTACTCGGGAAGTAGAAGAAAGATCACAGCTGTTAATACATTTTATTCAGATGGTTCGTTACACTCCTTTGCGTGAGCGATCGGGGGTGGAGTTTTATTTGCAGGAGGAGAAGGTCTTCCAGAAGAAATCCTTGCAGGGTGTCTTCTCCCGCAGTGACCACTGAGGGGGTGGGACCTCCTGTCGCTTGGCCGCCTCCCCGACTCCCCCTCCTGTGAAGGGAGCTGCACCCGCCTGGGACACCCACTGGTACCACCCAGACAGGAAAGTCAAGAggctgtttttcttcatttccatccCTTCCAGcagatgcttttaaaaagaagcagagaacaaaggaaagaaaaataatcaaccaTCTGGTTCAGCCAGCATTAAAAGATCCAtaattccttcctttaaaaaaaaaaaaagatgtttcaaaagaataaatcacatttccatttaaaggatgagaaagttaaaaaataaaggatgaagAACTCAAGAGAACACTTTAATGAAATAGTTCTAATTAGAGAAGGAAAAGTtaagaattttcaaagaaaacaaatggcttGTTTGGCCCATAATCTTGGCCGAGGTCCTTCATTAGAAGAGGTCAGGAAATCTATCA encodes the following:
- the DFFA gene encoding DNA fragmentation factor subunit alpha; protein product: MEVVGEAETETRALKPCLLRRNHSREQHGVAASCLEELRSKACDILAIDKSLAPVTLVLAEDGTIVDDDDYFLCLPSNTKFVALANNEKWAYSNSDGGTAWISQESFDVDETDSGAGLKWKHVARQLKEDLSSIILLSEEDLQVLIDVPCSDLAQELCQSCITVQGLQNTLQQVLDQREEARQSKQLLELYLQALEKEGSILSKQQESSASFSDDMDAVDAGTNRESSSGVTLTGQVLTALKEKPAPELSLSSRDLELVTKEDPRALAVALSWDVKKTETVQQACHQELSRRLQQVQSLRSLRSMSTRKSSPPGEPPEPKRAKQEPA
- the LOC116566903 gene encoding cortistatin-like, translated to MPPPLCLLLLLLSGATAPAALPLVGGLKGHDDQHLLEGMEMKKNSLLTFLSGWYQWVSQAGAAPFTGGGVGEAAKRQEVPPPQWSLREKTPCKDFFWKTFSSCK